In Risungbinella massiliensis, a single window of DNA contains:
- a CDS encoding F0F1 ATP synthase subunit epsilon, which produces MSKMHLDIVTPERNVYSEDVDMIVTRAAGGDIGILPKHAPLVSPLGVTVVRVKKDGKEESIAVNGGFLEVRPDRVTILAETAELPGQIDLERAKAAKERAKKRLHDGDGDLKRAELALRRALNRINVVQKPM; this is translated from the coding sequence ATGAGCAAAATGCACTTGGACATCGTGACCCCTGAACGCAATGTTTATTCCGAAGATGTGGACATGATTGTGACCCGGGCTGCTGGTGGAGATATCGGGATCTTGCCAAAGCACGCACCGTTGGTTAGTCCACTCGGAGTTACGGTTGTTCGTGTGAAAAAGGATGGCAAAGAAGAGTCAATCGCGGTAAATGGTGGATTTTTAGAAGTTCGTCCTGACCGTGTGACCATTCTGGCTGAAACAGCTGAGCTACCTGGTCAAATCGATCTAGAACGTGCAAAAGCAGCGAAGGAGCGTGCAAAGAAACGCCTGCATGATGGTGATGGCGATCTCAAACGTGCAGAGCTTGCTTTAAGACGTGCGCTCAACCGGATCAACGTAGTCCAAAAACCGATGTAA
- the atpF gene encoding F0F1 ATP synthase subunit B codes for MLELNLGTMLAQLAIFIILVGLVTRFGLRPILTTMKARQDHIDNSIQSAEENRKKAETYLTEQKELLQQAKAEAKEIVESARLQKDREAEEIIKKANERAEKLVQEAKLEINREKAKAIASLKNEVGALAIELSAKILHQKIDAKEQTKIVDDYLEQVGRVQ; via the coding sequence ATGTTAGAACTGAACTTGGGGACAATGTTGGCACAGCTAGCAATTTTCATCATTCTCGTAGGATTGGTAACTCGCTTTGGTTTACGTCCAATCCTTACCACGATGAAAGCGCGTCAAGACCACATTGATAACTCCATTCAATCTGCTGAAGAAAACCGCAAAAAAGCGGAAACATATCTAACAGAACAAAAAGAGCTCCTGCAACAAGCAAAAGCAGAAGCGAAAGAGATCGTCGAAAGTGCTCGTCTGCAGAAAGATCGTGAAGCAGAAGAGATTATCAAAAAAGCAAACGAACGTGCAGAGAAGTTAGTTCAAGAGGCGAAATTAGAGATCAATCGAGAGAAAGCAAAAGCGATTGCTAGCTTGAAAAACGAAGTGGGCGCTCTAGCGATCGAACTAAGTGCAAAAATTTTGCACCAAAAGATTGATGCAAAAGAGCAAACCAAAATTGTAGACGACTACTTGGAGCAGGTAGGACGAGTACAATGA
- a CDS encoding ATP synthase subunit I, which yields MNPLQIIRQRILLLTAGLLSIFLIMLYLTPYKTFLSGLILGFILSCYNALNTAKKLYWIGETVSRGERWTRGTGMVTRFITVALFLYIAGKLPHIFDIKAVLIGFPLGYIISVIAYFQVRENLEFPKEVNAENGADTKS from the coding sequence ATGAATCCCTTACAAATTATCCGTCAGCGGATATTACTTCTCACTGCTGGACTCCTCAGTATTTTCTTGATCATGCTATACCTTACTCCTTACAAGACTTTCCTATCTGGACTTATTCTCGGGTTTATACTAAGTTGCTACAATGCGCTCAATACAGCAAAAAAGTTGTATTGGATTGGCGAGACAGTTTCCCGGGGGGAAAGATGGACCAGAGGAACCGGCATGGTCACGCGTTTCATCACAGTAGCCCTCTTTTTATATATTGCAGGTAAGCTACCACATATCTTTGATATCAAAGCAGTATTAATCGGTTTTCCTCTGGGCTACATCATATCTGTCATCGCTTATTTTCAAGTACGGGAGAATTTAGAGTTCCCAAAGGAGGTGAATGCAGAGAATGGAGCTGACACCAAAAGTTGA
- a CDS encoding serine hydroxymethyltransferase, producing the protein MNHLHKQDPEVLEAIGQELNRQRDKIELIASENFVTPAVMEAMGSVLTNKYAEGYPGKRYYGGCEHVDTVEDLARDRAKQLFGADHVNVQPHSGAQANMAVYFAVLEPGDTVLGMNLAHGGHLTHGSPVNFSGKLYNFVAYGVDEESQVIDYEEVHRLAIEHRPKLLVAGASAYSRTIDFAKLGEIAREVGAMFMVDMAHIAGLVATGHHPNPVPHADFVTTTTHKTLRGPRGGMILCKEEYAKAIDKAVFPGIQGGPLMHVIAAKAVAFGEALSDEFQEYSAQIVKNARAMATRLQEKGFTLISGGTDNHLILIDVRNMELTGKVAEHLLDEVGITTNKNSIPNDPESPFVTSGIRIGTPAITTRGMKEKEMEEIAEIITLTLQNPNNEDKQQEAKDRVAKLTAQFPMYPELVIG; encoded by the coding sequence ATGAACCATCTACATAAACAAGATCCAGAAGTATTAGAAGCAATCGGGCAAGAACTCAATCGCCAACGAGATAAAATTGAGTTGATTGCTTCGGAAAATTTTGTAACGCCAGCAGTGATGGAAGCGATGGGCTCTGTACTCACCAATAAATATGCAGAAGGGTATCCAGGCAAACGCTACTATGGTGGTTGTGAGCATGTAGATACGGTAGAAGATCTAGCGAGAGATCGGGCAAAACAGTTGTTTGGCGCAGATCATGTCAATGTACAACCACATTCTGGAGCACAAGCCAACATGGCAGTTTATTTTGCCGTACTAGAGCCTGGTGATACCGTACTTGGGATGAACCTGGCACATGGTGGTCATCTCACGCATGGAAGCCCCGTTAACTTTTCAGGAAAACTGTACAACTTTGTAGCTTATGGGGTAGATGAGGAATCCCAAGTAATTGATTATGAAGAAGTACACCGCCTTGCAATCGAACATCGCCCTAAATTGTTGGTTGCAGGAGCAAGCGCATATTCCCGAACAATTGATTTTGCCAAATTAGGCGAGATCGCTCGTGAAGTAGGAGCTATGTTTATGGTGGATATGGCTCATATCGCAGGACTTGTGGCAACTGGGCATCACCCGAACCCTGTTCCTCATGCGGATTTTGTGACGACTACGACTCACAAAACACTACGAGGACCACGCGGTGGAATGATCCTTTGCAAAGAAGAATACGCCAAAGCGATTGATAAAGCAGTCTTTCCTGGTATTCAAGGTGGTCCATTGATGCACGTGATTGCGGCTAAAGCAGTTGCATTTGGAGAAGCTCTTTCCGATGAGTTCCAGGAGTATTCCGCACAAATCGTAAAAAATGCTAGAGCGATGGCAACTCGCCTTCAGGAAAAAGGATTTACATTGATCTCGGGTGGTACGGATAATCATCTGATCTTGATCGATGTACGTAACATGGAACTTACCGGAAAAGTTGCGGAGCATCTATTGGATGAGGTGGGGATCACCACCAACAAAAACTCTATTCCAAATGATCCAGAGAGTCCATTTGTTACTAGTGGTATTCGGATTGGGACTCCTGCGATTACTACTCGTGGCATGAAAGAAAAAGAAATGGAAGAGATTGCAGAGATTATCACACTCACTTTGCAAAACCCGAACAATGAGGACAAACAACAAGAGGCAAAAGATCGTGTTGCCAAATTAACAGCGCAATTCCCAATGTATCCAGAACTGGTAATTGGCTAA
- the upp gene encoding uracil phosphoribosyltransferase, translating into MGQVHVMDHPLIQHKLTYIRDKNTGTKEFRELVDEVAALMAYEITRDLQLEEVMIQTPVTEAKCKVLAGKKIGLVPILRAGLGMIDGILKLIPAAKVGHIGLYRDPVTLQAVEYFNKMPNDVEERDFIVIDPMLATGASASEALKIMKRMGVRSMKMMCLIGCPEGVKRIQEDHPDVDIYVAAVDERLNEKSYIVPGLGDAGDRLFGTK; encoded by the coding sequence ATGGGACAAGTCCATGTTATGGATCATCCATTGATCCAACATAAATTGACATATATACGAGATAAAAACACAGGAACAAAAGAGTTTCGCGAGTTAGTAGACGAGGTTGCTGCACTGATGGCATATGAGATCACGCGCGATCTACAACTAGAAGAAGTAATGATCCAAACCCCTGTTACGGAGGCAAAATGTAAAGTGTTGGCTGGAAAAAAGATTGGATTGGTGCCCATTCTACGCGCTGGACTTGGGATGATCGATGGCATTTTAAAGTTGATTCCAGCAGCTAAAGTCGGGCATATTGGCCTATATCGCGATCCGGTCACACTTCAAGCAGTAGAGTATTTTAACAAAATGCCAAATGATGTAGAAGAACGGGATTTCATTGTAATTGATCCAATGTTGGCAACGGGAGCATCTGCGTCCGAAGCGTTAAAGATCATGAAGCGTATGGGTGTTCGGAGCATGAAAATGATGTGTTTAATCGGTTGTCCAGAAGGTGTAAAAAGAATTCAAGAGGATCATCCAGATGTAGATATCTATGTAGCTGCTGTGGACGAGAGACTAAATGAAAAAAGCTATATCGTGCCAGGTTTAGGGGATGCAGGGGATCGACTTTTCGGAACGAAATAG
- a CDS encoding NuoB/complex I 20 kDa subunit family protein, which translates to MEVNYEKVSPWEEAELQRNVLTTSLDQVKAWVRSSSVWPMTFGLACCAIEMMGTGGAHYDLDRFGVIFRASPRQSDLMIVAGTVTKKMAPLLRRLYDQMPEPKWVIAMGSCATAGGPYIKSYSVVKGVDQIVPVDVYIPGCPPNPAALIYGINKLQEKIRYEAKHGKRVTL; encoded by the coding sequence ATGGAAGTAAATTATGAGAAAGTAAGCCCATGGGAAGAGGCGGAGCTCCAACGAAATGTACTTACAACTAGTTTAGATCAAGTAAAAGCTTGGGTACGGAGTAGCTCGGTATGGCCAATGACGTTTGGACTGGCCTGTTGTGCCATCGAAATGATGGGTACAGGTGGAGCACACTATGACTTAGATCGCTTTGGGGTGATTTTCCGTGCCTCCCCTAGACAATCAGACTTGATGATCGTCGCTGGAACGGTTACCAAAAAAATGGCACCTCTTCTACGTCGATTGTATGATCAGATGCCCGAACCCAAATGGGTAATTGCGATGGGATCTTGTGCTACAGCAGGTGGGCCTTATATCAAAAGTTATTCAGTTGTAAAAGGGGTCGATCAGATCGTACCAGTAGACGTTTATATACCGGGATGTCCCCCCAATCCAGCAGCACTTATCTACGGAATTAATAAACTTCAAGAAAAAATTCGCTATGAAGCCAAACATGGGAAGCGGGTGACATTATGA
- the atpE gene encoding F0F1 ATP synthase subunit C: MNFLAAAIMIGLAAFGAAIGNSNLFAKYVEGVARQPEVRGTLFGQVMILFGLIEALPIIGVGMGILLLFGIIG, from the coding sequence TTGAATTTTCTTGCTGCTGCTATCATGATCGGTCTTGCTGCTTTCGGTGCTGCGATTGGTAACTCCAATCTTTTTGCTAAGTATGTAGAAGGTGTAGCTCGTCAACCTGAAGTACGTGGTACCCTGTTTGGACAAGTAATGATTTTGTTCGGTTTGATCGAGGCGCTACCTATCATCGGAGTTGGTATGGGTATCTTGCTTCTTTTCGGTATCATTGGTTAA
- a CDS encoding NADH-quinone oxidoreductase subunit C gives MSEEKESKKPEESVVESSEKKEAPKPATPRPVAARPRPTPRKPAEPKVLPPSPKEPLLESYRKQIEEQFDKDLIQEAYVNQAGEHTPTFVINSAKWFKMAHFLKETDGFQFDFVQNYSAVDYETHLEVVLHLYSLERNETVCLKAKLDRDKPEVETLSQVWKVANWNEREMYDLLGITFQQHPDLRRILLPDNWVGYPLRKDYEPYDEGV, from the coding sequence ATGAGCGAGGAGAAAGAATCAAAAAAACCAGAGGAATCGGTAGTGGAGTCCTCAGAGAAAAAAGAAGCTCCCAAACCGGCTACACCACGTCCAGTTGCTGCTCGACCCAGACCGACGCCACGTAAGCCTGCGGAACCAAAAGTACTTCCACCCTCTCCCAAGGAGCCGCTATTGGAGAGTTATCGTAAACAGATCGAGGAGCAGTTTGACAAGGATCTAATCCAAGAAGCATATGTAAATCAGGCAGGAGAACATACACCTACTTTCGTAATCAACTCGGCAAAATGGTTCAAAATGGCTCATTTTCTCAAAGAAACGGATGGTTTCCAATTTGATTTTGTGCAAAATTACTCGGCAGTTGATTATGAAACCCATCTGGAAGTTGTTTTGCACTTGTATTCCTTAGAACGAAATGAAACAGTTTGTCTCAAAGCCAAATTAGATCGAGATAAACCGGAAGTGGAGACATTAAGCCAAGTTTGGAAAGTGGCCAACTGGAACGAACGAGAGATGTACGACTTACTCGGTATCACCTTCCAGCAGCATCCTGATCTGCGACGAATTTTGTTACCAGATAACTGGGTTGGATATCCATTACGAAAAGATTATGAGCCATACGATGAGGGGGTGTAA
- a CDS encoding F0F1 ATP synthase subunit delta, with amino-acid sequence MSAAVVDKRYAKALFEIASDKNLLEQTEQELVLVEKVMKETPALVAWLTHPSTQLEQQKEMIAKSFGSLSSHVKNLLFLLVDRKRLLHLSGILASYRNFANDALGLAKAVVTSAFPLLDVEKESIARTFEPIIGKKLVLEEKVDSDLLGGAVVQIGDRLYDGSLRTKLQRFRENLSAV; translated from the coding sequence ATGAGTGCGGCTGTAGTAGATAAGCGCTATGCAAAAGCCCTCTTTGAAATTGCTTCTGACAAAAACCTCTTAGAACAGACGGAGCAAGAGCTAGTTCTAGTAGAAAAAGTGATGAAAGAAACACCAGCTCTCGTTGCTTGGCTGACTCATCCTTCTACTCAACTAGAACAGCAAAAGGAAATGATCGCAAAATCATTTGGTTCACTTTCTTCGCATGTAAAAAACTTATTATTTCTCCTAGTGGATCGTAAACGACTTTTGCATTTGTCTGGAATTCTTGCAAGTTACCGTAACTTTGCCAATGATGCATTAGGACTTGCAAAAGCGGTTGTTACTTCTGCATTTCCACTATTGGATGTGGAAAAAGAGAGTATCGCTCGTACGTTTGAACCGATCATAGGAAAAAAACTCGTACTAGAAGAGAAAGTCGACTCGGATTTGTTGGGTGGTGCAGTGGTACAAATCGGGGATCGCCTTTATGACGGTAGCCTACGCACCAAACTGCAACGCTTTCGGGAAAATCTCTCTGCAGTATAG
- the atpG gene encoding ATP synthase F1 subunit gamma, with the protein MANMKAIKQKIRSYNKSKQITKAMQMVAASNLRRAQEQAQASRPYAEKMREVITSLSKGADANHPMLATRPVKRTGYLVITSDRGLAGGYNSNLLRLLLETLNAKHKNQADTYSVFVIGRKGLEYLKKKNVPIIDSVTGMSDRPYFSDIKSIAYQAVEFFSEEKYDELHLVYNEFVNPVVQRPVVKQLLPLASGDFEQDHAKSLPAYEFEPSQEEVLAEILPRYAETLVYSAVLEAKASEFSARMNAMSAATDNANELIKKLTLEFNRARQAAITQEIAEIVGGAAAL; encoded by the coding sequence ATGGCAAACATGAAGGCGATCAAGCAAAAGATCCGTTCCTATAACAAAAGTAAGCAGATTACCAAGGCGATGCAGATGGTAGCTGCGTCGAACTTGCGCCGTGCTCAAGAACAGGCACAAGCATCTCGTCCCTATGCGGAAAAGATGCGCGAAGTAATCACCAGCTTGTCTAAAGGGGCAGATGCAAACCACCCAATGCTTGCGACTCGTCCGGTAAAACGTACTGGTTATCTAGTCATTACCTCCGACCGCGGGCTTGCTGGTGGTTATAACAGTAACTTGCTCCGTCTTTTGCTCGAAACCTTAAATGCAAAACACAAGAATCAAGCTGATACTTACTCTGTCTTTGTCATTGGACGTAAAGGGTTGGAATACCTCAAAAAGAAAAATGTTCCAATCATTGATTCCGTAACAGGTATGAGCGACCGTCCTTATTTTTCCGATATTAAGAGCATTGCCTATCAAGCTGTAGAGTTCTTCAGTGAAGAAAAGTATGACGAGCTACATTTGGTTTATAACGAGTTTGTAAACCCTGTTGTGCAACGTCCGGTCGTAAAACAACTTCTCCCACTCGCTAGTGGAGATTTCGAACAAGATCATGCGAAGTCGTTACCAGCATATGAGTTTGAACCTTCACAAGAAGAAGTGTTAGCAGAGATTTTGCCACGTTATGCTGAAACCTTAGTTTACAGCGCAGTTCTAGAAGCAAAGGCAAGTGAGTTCTCCGCACGGATGAATGCGATGAGTGCTGCTACCGATAATGCAAACGAACTGATCAAGAAGCTGACGCTCGAATTTAACCGTGCACGCCAAGCTGCGATTACGCAAGAGATTGCGGAGATCGTAGGTGGAGCAGCAGCATTGTAA
- the atpA gene encoding F0F1 ATP synthase subunit alpha: protein MTIKPEEISSLIKKQIESYQTELEVADVGTIIQIGDGIARVHGLNSAMAGELVEFSNGVMGYVMNLEEDNVGIVILGPYQDIREGDTVKRTGRLLEVPVGEALLGRVVNPLGQPIDGKGPIETTHYRAVESGAPGVIDRKSVHEPMQTGIKAIDAMIPIGRGQRELVIGDRQTGKTTIALDTIINQKGKNVVCVYVAIGQKQSTVANVVRKLEEAGAMDYTIIVSAGASDPAPLLFLAPYAGCAMGEYFMYNGGHVLAVYDDLSKQAVAYRELSLLLRRPPGREAYPGDVFYLHSRLLERAAKLSDARGGGSLTALPFIETQAGDVSAYIPTNVISITDGQIFLDSSLFYSGNRPAVDVGISVSRVGGSAQIKAMSKVAGSLKLDLSQYYELQAFAQFGSDLDKATQAKLERGRRTVEILKQDEGHPMPVEEQVISIYAVTKGFLDDIAVEDVRRFEKELHAFIGQNQADVYELIRKEKKLTDEVEAGIKGAIESFKKKFA, encoded by the coding sequence ATGACTATTAAACCAGAAGAGATTAGCTCTCTCATTAAAAAGCAAATCGAGAGCTATCAGACAGAATTAGAAGTGGCGGATGTAGGTACTATTATCCAAATCGGGGATGGTATCGCTCGTGTCCATGGATTGAATAGTGCAATGGCTGGGGAGCTAGTTGAGTTCTCCAACGGGGTTATGGGTTATGTGATGAACCTAGAGGAAGATAACGTCGGGATTGTTATTCTCGGACCTTACCAAGATATCCGCGAAGGGGACACGGTAAAACGTACCGGTCGTCTGTTGGAAGTACCAGTAGGGGAAGCATTGCTTGGCCGTGTAGTAAACCCACTCGGACAACCAATCGATGGAAAAGGTCCAATCGAGACGACTCACTATCGTGCAGTAGAATCAGGTGCTCCTGGGGTAATCGATCGGAAATCGGTTCATGAGCCAATGCAGACTGGTATCAAAGCGATTGACGCAATGATTCCAATCGGTCGTGGTCAGCGTGAGCTAGTGATCGGGGACCGTCAAACGGGTAAAACCACGATCGCACTGGACACCATTATTAACCAAAAGGGTAAGAATGTAGTTTGTGTGTATGTTGCAATTGGACAAAAACAATCGACTGTTGCGAACGTAGTTCGCAAACTAGAAGAAGCAGGTGCAATGGATTACACCATCATCGTATCTGCTGGTGCTTCGGACCCAGCACCACTGCTATTCCTGGCTCCTTATGCTGGTTGTGCAATGGGTGAGTACTTCATGTATAACGGCGGACATGTTTTGGCTGTCTATGATGACTTGTCCAAGCAAGCGGTAGCATACCGGGAACTCTCCCTCTTGCTCCGTCGTCCTCCAGGTCGTGAAGCATATCCAGGGGATGTTTTCTACCTTCACTCTCGTCTGTTAGAGCGTGCTGCGAAACTGTCTGACGCTCGTGGTGGTGGATCTCTCACTGCGCTTCCTTTTATCGAAACTCAAGCAGGTGACGTATCAGCTTATATCCCAACCAACGTAATTTCGATTACGGATGGTCAGATCTTCTTGGATTCTAGCCTGTTCTATTCTGGTAACCGTCCAGCGGTAGACGTAGGGATCTCCGTATCTCGTGTAGGGGGTTCTGCTCAGATTAAGGCGATGAGCAAAGTAGCAGGTTCACTCAAATTGGATCTTTCCCAATACTATGAGTTACAAGCATTTGCTCAATTTGGTTCTGACTTGGATAAAGCAACCCAAGCTAAATTAGAGCGTGGTCGTCGTACGGTTGAGATCCTGAAACAAGACGAAGGTCATCCAATGCCAGTAGAAGAGCAAGTGATCTCTATCTACGCTGTAACCAAAGGCTTCTTGGACGATATCGCAGTGGAAGACGTTCGTCGTTTTGAAAAAGAGCTTCATGCATTTATCGGTCAAAACCAAGCTGATGTATATGAGTTGATCCGTAAAGAGAAGAAGCTAACGGATGAAGTAGAAGCAGGTATCAAAGGTGCAATAGAATCGTTTAAGAAAAAGTTTGCGTAA
- the atpD gene encoding F0F1 ATP synthase subunit beta: MSTGRVTQVLGPVVDMQFDSGSLPEINNAITVKLEDGTVLTCEAALHLGDNMVRTIAMASTDGLVRGVEATDTGKAITVPVGRSSLGRVFNVLGEPIDEAGPVDQKETLPIHRPAPKFEDQSTQQEMLETGIKVVDLLAPYAKGGKIGLFGGAGVGKTVLIQELINNVAQEHGGLSVFAGVGERTREGNDLYHEMKDSGVISKTAMVFGQMNEPPGARMRVALTGLTMAEHFRDSEGQDVLFFVDNIFRFTQAGSEVSALLGRMPSAVGYQPTLATEMGAMQERITSTKNGSVTSIQAIYVPADDYTDPAPATTFSHLDATTNLERRLTQKGIFPAVDPLASTSRILTPAVVGEEHYQVARGVQQILARYNELQDIIAILGFDELSEDDKLLVARARKIEKFLSQNMHVAEQFTGQPGVYVPVKETVRSFKEVLEGKHDDLPEDAFYMVGNIDEALEKAKKLGYRREI, from the coding sequence ATGAGCACTGGTCGTGTAACGCAGGTACTCGGTCCTGTTGTCGATATGCAATTTGACAGTGGAAGCTTGCCAGAGATTAATAACGCGATTACCGTAAAACTTGAAGACGGTACGGTTTTAACATGCGAAGCAGCTCTTCATTTAGGAGATAACATGGTGCGTACCATTGCAATGGCATCCACCGATGGTCTCGTGCGTGGAGTAGAAGCGACAGATACAGGAAAAGCGATTACGGTTCCGGTAGGACGTAGCTCTCTAGGACGTGTATTCAACGTATTGGGTGAACCAATCGATGAAGCAGGTCCAGTGGATCAAAAGGAAACTCTTCCTATTCACCGTCCAGCTCCAAAGTTTGAAGACCAATCTACTCAACAAGAGATGCTCGAAACGGGGATCAAAGTAGTAGACTTGCTTGCTCCTTATGCAAAAGGAGGAAAAATTGGTCTGTTTGGTGGTGCGGGTGTAGGGAAAACCGTACTAATTCAAGAGCTGATTAACAACGTAGCGCAAGAACATGGTGGTCTCTCTGTATTCGCAGGGGTAGGAGAGCGTACCCGTGAGGGGAACGACCTATACCATGAGATGAAAGACTCTGGTGTAATCAGTAAAACGGCAATGGTTTTCGGTCAGATGAACGAGCCGCCAGGTGCACGTATGCGTGTTGCTTTGACAGGTTTGACGATGGCAGAACATTTCCGTGATAGCGAAGGTCAAGACGTATTGTTCTTCGTAGATAATATCTTCCGTTTTACCCAAGCTGGTTCTGAGGTATCTGCTCTACTAGGTCGTATGCCATCTGCGGTAGGTTACCAACCAACCTTGGCTACCGAAATGGGTGCGATGCAAGAGCGTATTACCTCTACCAAAAATGGTTCCGTAACCTCGATCCAAGCGATCTACGTTCCTGCGGATGACTATACGGACCCAGCTCCAGCAACCACGTTCTCTCACTTGGATGCAACGACCAACTTGGAGCGTCGTCTAACCCAAAAAGGGATCTTCCCAGCGGTAGATCCACTTGCTTCTACTTCTCGTATTCTCACTCCAGCAGTAGTTGGGGAAGAACACTATCAAGTAGCTCGTGGAGTACAGCAAATTCTTGCACGTTATAACGAACTTCAAGATATCATTGCGATTCTTGGTTTCGATGAGTTGTCTGAAGACGACAAATTGCTCGTAGCTCGTGCTCGTAAGATTGAGAAATTCCTCTCCCAAAACATGCACGTAGCAGAACAGTTCACTGGTCAACCTGGTGTCTATGTACCAGTCAAAGAAACCGTTCGTAGCTTCAAAGAAGTGCTTGAAGGTAAACATGATGATCTACCAGAGGATGCATTCTATATGGTAGGTAACATCGATGAAGCACTTGAGAAAGCCAAAAAACTCGGCTACCGTCGCGAGATTTAA
- a CDS encoding NADH-quinone oxidoreductase subunit A, with protein MESQLDINIVVLGLFFLLGIALPVVALTVGSWLRPHRPTAEKQITYESGVDPTGDSWIQFHVRYYLFALLFVIFDVEAVFLYPWATVYDALRVELGLFALYEMLLFIFFLVVGLIYAWRKEVLEWK; from the coding sequence GTGGAATCGCAACTAGATATCAATATTGTAGTACTAGGATTGTTCTTTTTGCTAGGAATTGCATTACCAGTGGTTGCACTAACCGTAGGAAGTTGGCTTCGTCCCCATCGGCCTACAGCTGAGAAACAGATAACGTATGAATCGGGTGTAGATCCAACGGGAGATAGTTGGATTCAATTTCATGTTCGCTATTATTTGTTTGCTTTGTTGTTTGTTATTTTTGATGTCGAAGCGGTCTTTCTCTATCCTTGGGCAACGGTATATGATGCACTACGTGTAGAGCTAGGGTTGTTTGCACTTTATGAGATGTTGTTATTTATCTTTTTCCTTGTCGTAGGTCTGATTTATGCATGGAGAAAAGAGGTGCTGGAATGGAAGTAA
- a CDS encoding AtpZ/AtpI family protein, with amino-acid sequence MKTDRRILRMLVLVGSISFQMIFLIVGATWLGTKLDALWQSKPTFTLIGVLLGILFGLISAIYTLVRMTKD; translated from the coding sequence TTGAAAACCGATCGTCGTATTCTACGGATGTTGGTTCTCGTTGGGTCCATTAGTTTCCAGATGATTTTCCTCATTGTCGGTGCAACTTGGCTTGGTACCAAGCTAGATGCTCTGTGGCAATCGAAACCCACTTTCACTCTGATTGGGGTTCTATTAGGGATCCTTTTTGGACTAATCAGTGCGATTTATACACTGGTTCGAATGACAAAGGACTGA
- the atpB gene encoding F0F1 ATP synthase subunit A has product MQRMELTPKVEFLGLTFDLTIIVGSLLAAVLVFLIAILASRRVQMVPSGMQNIVEMMIDFSRGITQMSLDQKKAEKFLGLTFTLILFIFFANQIGVILMVTSEVHHPIPSLGITAEKLESAHAIAWLKSPTADINVTIAMALGVAIYSHYLGIRHNPRGYVKHYTNAMLPIHLIEEFSKPLTHAMRLWANIFAGEVLITIMLTKFPLYVTGVPLAVWIGFSLFVGAIQAYIFTVLTNVYIAQKISTEH; this is encoded by the coding sequence ATGCAGAGAATGGAGCTGACACCAAAAGTTGAGTTCCTAGGCCTCACCTTTGATCTAACTATTATTGTTGGTAGTCTTCTTGCGGCTGTACTCGTCTTTCTAATTGCAATTCTGGCTTCGCGCAGGGTGCAGATGGTTCCTAGCGGTATGCAAAATATCGTAGAAATGATGATTGATTTTAGCCGTGGAATCACGCAAATGAGTCTAGATCAAAAGAAAGCAGAGAAATTTTTAGGTTTGACGTTCACTTTGATTTTGTTTATTTTCTTTGCGAACCAGATCGGGGTAATCTTGATGGTTACCAGTGAAGTGCATCATCCAATTCCATCCTTAGGAATTACCGCAGAGAAATTAGAGTCGGCACATGCAATTGCATGGTTGAAATCTCCTACAGCAGATATCAACGTTACGATTGCCATGGCATTGGGTGTCGCGATCTACTCTCATTACCTAGGGATTCGTCATAATCCACGTGGTTATGTGAAACATTACACCAATGCAATGCTTCCGATTCACTTGATCGAGGAATTCTCCAAACCACTAACTCATGCAATGCGTCTGTGGGCGAATATCTTCGCTGGGGAAGTCTTGATTACCATCATGTTGACGAAATTCCCGCTCTATGTAACAGGTGTACCACTTGCCGTTTGGATTGGTTTCTCCCTGTTTGTAGGTGCGATTCAGGCTTACATCTTTACCGTTTTGACCAATGTTTACATTGCACAAAAAATCTCAACAGAGCATTAA